From Coffea arabica cultivar ET-39 chromosome 2e, Coffea Arabica ET-39 HiFi, whole genome shotgun sequence, the proteins below share one genomic window:
- the LOC113729426 gene encoding RING-H2 finger protein ATL70-like, with the protein MNSTTVDNSSSRRSNSINFSKGAIDDVAYSIGFSLLLLVVLVIISYISYKCNRLSSYSSTANFSFYRTHDDDSITAQQLGGLDKATLVNYPKLLYSQAKPHKGDDPAASACSICLSDYKETDMLRLLPDCGHIFHLKCIDPWLMLHPTCPICRSSPLPTPLAEVVPMSMHQN; encoded by the coding sequence atgaatagCACCACAGTGGACAACTCTAGTAGTCGTCGTTCAAATAGCATCAATTTCAGTAAGGGTGCTATTGATGATGTAGCCTACAGCATCGGATTTTCACTTCTACTCCTTGTTGTATTAGTGATCATATCCTACATCTCCTACAAATGCAACCGGCTGTCTTCTTATTCCAGCACCGCCAACTTCTCCTTCTACCGAACCCATgatgatgattcaatcaccgCGCAGCAGCTAGGCGGCCTGGATAAGGCGACCCTTGTGAATTACCCAAAATTGTTATATTCTCAGGCTAAGCCTCACAAAGGAGATGATCCCGCTGCTTCAGCCTGCTCAATCTGTTTGTCTGATTATAAAGAAACTGACATGCTCAGGCTGTTGCCCGACTGCGGCCACATCTTCCACCTCAAGTGTATTGATCCTTGGTTAATGCTTCATCCCACTTGCCCAATCTGTCGCAGCTCGCCGCTGCCAACTCCTCTTGCAGAGGTTGTTCCCATGTCTATGcatcaaaattga